Below is a genomic region from Primulina tabacum isolate GXHZ01 unplaced genomic scaffold, ASM2559414v2 Contig540, whole genome shotgun sequence.
CGTAGGAAACTAATTCCCCCGCTTCATTGCTCTATATATATGCGGGGAGACTAGAACACTGCACTTTTATTTGCTTCCGAACAAGAAAACGGGCGGAGATAGGCGATTTCGATTTCGAGTGGGAATTTTTGGGTTTTCTTTAATCGATTCGATTGTGTTGGTGGGTTTTGATGTTCAGTTGCCTGAcctatttttttgttttctgcaATGGCTACTGCTTCTGACTCCTCCGCCTCTGTTCAATCTGTAATTCTGTTATTGATCGCCATTCACGGCTCGCGTCGCCTTGTTCATGTTCGAGTATCTCTGATCAGAAGCACGTTTTGCCTTCTGAAATTTTCCTAAACCAATTAATCGCACCACCTGCTAGTTTCTTGGCCGAGGATGGTCAGGCTGAGGGAAGTGAGAATGTTGGTGTAACCAAGAAGTGTGTTTGGAACAATCCTGCTAATGGTGTTGCTCCGCAGGTTGGTGCTTTGATGGGGACAGCATCTTGGCCTGATTTCTCCAAATCAGCTCGTGCTTCCACGAAGGCTTCTTCGAGTTCGACTGATTCTCTTGAAGAACTCTCTCACGAACCAATCATTCTGTCACAGGTTTATTATTTCTGTCATTGTTGTTCTCTATATTTTGGCCCTTTTAATCTACCTGTTCAATTTATCTGATGTTCTTAGTTGCTTGGGTTTTATTATATATGCTTCTAGTGCTATTATGAACTCGATGATCAAGTTTTCGTACAAGTTAGACTGCTTTCCTTACGAAATTTTCTTTTTGTGAATAATAGGGGACGTCAGTTGACTCTTGGTCTTCACAGGAAGTAGCAACAAATTCAGCTTCGAACCATGAATCTCCTATCCGCCAGTGTTCTCCGGAGCTAGGTGGTGACAGGACAAGTCACAGAAACATAACAGCCAACGGCAGCTTTTCTCAAGCACCAAATTCACACAGTTCTGTGGTTGAAGCGTCTCCTTTTAAGCCAGTGAAGTCCAGCATCTCTTCGGGGGTATCTCCTAGGGACAACACACGTTGGGATGTTGGACAGAGAGGAGGATCTCACAGTGGGCATGAGCCACACCATCCGCGTGGTCCTTTTAGAAGGAACAACAGTGGACCGCAACTTCAAGGGAATGGTTCTTCTAATCATGGCCATGGTAGCAAACGATACCAGGAACGTTGGATTGATGATTGGAGCTATAACCATCAATCTTTTGGCAGCAGAGTAAACCTTGCACCCCAGCAGAGTGTCGCCTCTCGGCCCTTCATACGTGGTCCAGTTTCAAGTGCTCCTTTTATTCCTCCACCTCCCCCTGTGGGTGCGCGGCCCTATGGTCCCCCAGTGTTCTACAATGGTGAGGTTTGCTGCTTTGAGATACTTGCTTCTGTAGATTATCTTGCGtgctaattatattttgtttcaatttgCAGATGCTTCATCTTTTACGTATTTTGCTCTTGGACCCCACCCAGGTTCACCCGGGCACATGCCTATGTTTCCATATGCACCAATGTCGTCTCCCATACCTGATCCTCACTTGCCTTCCAAAATTGTGAAAcagatagattattatttttggtatGTTATTTTGTTATGCATACTAAATGATTCATCCGCTCATTGCTGTCTATTTGCGCATGGTATCAACGCTTGGATTCTCACATGTATCTTGCAGTGATGATAATTTGGTGAAGGACACATATTTGCGCCAGAAAATGGATGTGGATGGATGGGTTCCCATAAACTTAATAGCAAACTTTAAGAAAGTAAGTCGgtcaaattaatgaaaaatttcCTGCTTATGCTTATTTCTTTATCCATTTTATCTAAACTAAACTTGCGATTCTTTTTTGATTGTTGGTACATAGAAGAGAAATTTTGAGGCTCTAGATCAGAAAGttgaaaatatcaaaagctTGATTCTTTAATTGGAATTTAGTGAGCAATATaggttaagaattttgaaatgtttCGGTTTGTTAGATTATTCTTGGATGAAATAAAATGACAATTGATATCTAACTGTAATACGCTTGAGTTTATCAGAAGATTTATATTGATATGGAAATGGTAAATTTGTATGACCAAGAATGCACATTAGAATCATGGTACACTCTTTTTAGTTGGTTTCATTAGGTAACAATGATACTATTTTGAGAATGAAGTAGCTTGGACGGGTTAGTTATTCATGTAAGTTGTCTTTGGAGTGGAATTTGGAGATGCCTGATCGGATCAAAATCATCTCTGGCTGAAAATCTTGCCTGCCATGATTTGAAACACCAAATCGACTGTTAGTGCTGCCATTTAACCTCTTATCATAGTCACAGAGGCAGCTGGATATTTTATGgctgatcatatcaaactttttAAATGATTTGCCACCTATTACGATGAGACTTAACTATGAATACTAATATTATACATTCTCAATTTTTCAGATTAGGGAGCTGACAGACAATGTCCAACTTATATTGGATGCTTTGCGAGCTTCGAATGTGGTGGAAATACAGGTGAAATGTATCGCATATTTGATCTTCGCAATACCACTTTTCTTATAGTAAATCTTTTACTAGTAGTGTAGTCCAAAATTTTACTGAAAAAACAAGTGAATATGCGATTAACTTATGAGCAAAATCTGTTAATATCCCCTTTTCAGCTTTCTCATGCGACTTGTTCTATATATCTATAGACTTGTTATCCTTTGGGTATTTTGTAGACATTTCATCCCACGACATGCACTTTAGATAGAGTATTGGTGGTTTCTAACTCATCTAGgcgattttttttcttactcttgcagGGAGAAAAGGTGAGGAGGAAGGGTAATTGGAGAAAATGGATAATGCCAACCTTCTTGTATTCTACATGATCAAGTCCTCAATTTCTTTAATGAGCAATATAGGTTAAGAAGTAAAATCATTGAACGAGGAAACAACTGGTTCTTTAgtggtttttttaaaatacaattgtGCATTTTACGATGTCCTTTTACCAAGTACTCTAATattttgccaaaaatattaattttccgtcaaaatgttatttctaaaaaagaaaagatatatcattaatattgaaatatatgtactacaataaatgataatttcaattattgtttgtattgattatatcaattcatttagttcaaatttgaatttaattcatttttatattaattcaaatataatttatatattatatattttttattcaaattgaaactaaactttattgaaaatataaactaaattaaaaatttttacattgattatatcaatcaatttaatttgtgatatgatttgtgttactatgatatatttaatttttattacaaactgtataaataaattttaaacacaaATGATtacaatgttatatatatatatatataattttgatatcctGCACACCTACGTGCACACCTctgtgagcaccgatgaggtgtcacTCATCCATTCGATgtgtaatttttctatatttcatcacatccaatagATGAGTGACACCTCGTCGGTGCTCACAAAAGTGTGTACGGTAGGTGTGCAGgatatcaaaattaattatatgtgtgtgtactgtaataaatgatcactttaattattgtttgcattgattatatcaattcatttaattcaattttgaatttatttaatttttgtattaattcaaatgtaatttatgtattatatgtttttttatttttttactcaaattgaaACTAATCGAAGATAGCCTAAATTGGGGCAATCCATGGTATTTTTCGATTTCTAGATAATTCAATGTTAAGTGTTGTACAATTATGCCAAGGAAATGGGAATCATGCTGGCTGCGGATCAACTTTTGAAAACTAGATAGATATCGAGCACATaattaaacaagaataaaatgttataaaatattttgaaatatatttatacagatggatttatttatatatttcgagcatgttttagtttgatatttttGAGTATAAGAATAATGTGGGAGCatgttttagtttgatatttcGGACAATATATCACCCAAATAAATCATATACTCTTGCTAATATACTATCctccaaaaattagatttacTAGTATTTATCCATTATATACTATCCTCCAAAAATTAGATTAACTTATGAGCAAAATCTGTTAATATCCCCTTTTCAGCTTTCTCATCCGTCTTgttctatatatctatatatcctTTGGGTATTTTGTAGACATTTCATCCCACAACATGCACTTTAGATAGAGCATCGGTGCTTTCTAACTTATCTAGGCGatttttttcttactcttgcagGGAGGAAAGGTGAGGAGGAAGGGTAACTGGAGAAAATGGATAATTCCAACCATCATGTTTCCTACCGGATCAAGTCCTCATTCTCTCAATATTTCTAGTCTGCATATACATGATGAAAAGACAAACACGTAGTTTCTAGCGATACTATTATCATAGGTGGGGACTTTGAACACACAACAACTCTATATTTTAGGCTGCTTTTCAGAGTTTGTGGTGGTCTCTAACTCATCTAGgcgattttttttcttactcttgcagGTAGAATAGGTGAGTAGGAAGGGTTACTGGAGAAAATGGATAATGCCAACTATCCTGTATTCTACAGGATCAAGTCCTCAATCTCTCAATATTTCTAATCtgcatatacatgataaaaaGACTAACACAATTTCTAGCTATATTTTAGCCACCGTCGGAAGATATTGGTTTACTTCCACTTATTTCTTATAGTCGTTGGTAATTTAGTTGGATTCGTGATTGTCCAGAGTCTATTGcctctcttttttttattttttttccccagaaacatcttatattatatTGAAATATTGGATATGAATATTTTCTGTTTGGTTtttatgtgatttatttttACTAATTGCATCTTTATCACTGCGAAAATTATagatattttcaataaaatatatttgaaaatctatAAAGTAAgactaaagaaaatatttcatctaACCCACATAGCGATTAATGTGTGGCCACGagcattaaataatatattttttgttataataTAAATTGTTACGGTGAAAATAGTTTGAATCATACTCAAAATTAGTTTACTACGTACGTTTTGGTTTTGAGccgagtatgatatttttgaaattatatatataatggatCAACACTAgtaaatctaatttttggagGATAGTATATTAGCAAGAGTAAATGATTTATTTGGTGATATATACTCCgaaatatcaaactaaaacaAGCTCCAACATTATTCAAGCTCaatatc
It encodes:
- the LOC142534476 gene encoding la-related protein 1C-like, producing MATASDSSASVQSVILFLAEDGQAEGSENVGVTKKCVWNNPANGVAPQVGALMGTASWPDFSKSARASTKASSSSTDSLEELSHEPIILSQGTSVDSWSSQEVATNSASNHESPIRQCSPELGGDRTSHRNITANGSFSQAPNSHSSVVEASPFKPVKSSISSGVSPRDNTRWDVGQRGGSHSGHEPHHPRGPFRRNNSGPQLQGNGSSNHGHGSKRYQERWIDDWSYNHQSFGSRVNLAPQQSVASRPFIRGPVSSAPFIPPPPPVGARPYGPPVFYNGEVCCFEILASVDYLAC